The DNA region CTCGCCCGGTTTGCGGCCCAGAAACGGCGAAAGCCCCAACATTTCTGCAACCTCGCCGACCTTCTTGTCGATTGTGGCCTGCGGAGTTTTCTGTAGCCGCAGAGAGAATGACATGTTCTTCGCGACGTTCATGTGGGGGTAGAGGGCGTAGTCTTGGAACACCATCGCGATGTCGCGGTCCTTGGGATCAAGGCCGCTGATCGGGGTGTCGTCCATGTAGATCTCACCGCTGGAGACCGTCTCCAGTCCCGCAAGCATCCGCAGGGTGGTTGACTTACCACAGCCGGAGGGACCGACAAGGACCGTGAATTCATGCTCGGCCATATCCAGATCGATGCCGTGAAGAACCTCCACGGCGCCATAGCGCTTCACCAGCTTTTCGAGATGAATGTTCGGCATCGATTCCCTCTTCACGTCCCGTCACAGCATTCTGTATGCAAACACGTTTGTAAATATCCAAAATTGAAGTTTCCCGATGAATGATGTAGGTGAGGAGTCGAACAACAGGGAAGGCATGGGTGCCATGGCGAAAACTTCCGATCAGGCTTTGGGCATGACGCGCGGGTCGACCGTGGGCCGGATTGAGGCCGCGTTGACGCAAGCGATCTCGGCGGGAGAACTTGCACCCGGCGAGCGCATTGACGAGGTCAAGCTGACCGAGCGGTTCGGCGTGTCCCGGACCCCGGTGCGCGAGGCGTTGTCGCGTCTGGTGGCGCAGGGGATCCTCATTCCCGGAGAGAAGCGCGGCGTTCGCGTTGCAGAGTATACGCGAGAGCAATTGGCCCAGATTTTTGAAGCAATGCACGAGATTGAGGCAGCATGCGCCCGTGTCGCGGCGCAGCGCCTGACCCTTCTGGCGCGGGTCGAGATCGAGGGGGCGCAGGCCGAGTGTATGGCCGCCGCTGAGTCGGGCGACCGCAGTGCCTACCTGAAGGCCAATGAGGCGTTTCACCTGACGATCTACCGTGCGACCGGCAACCCCTACATGGCCGAGATCGCGTCTGAATTCCGCAATCGAACGGGCGCTGCACGGGCCAAAAAATTTGCCACGCCCGAAGATCTTCTAACTTCCGCCCATAGTCATGCAGACCTGATCTCGCTGATTTTCTCGGAGGATTCGGATGCCGCATCGGACGGTATGAGGGCCCATATGGCGCAGAGTTTCCGCGCGACGCTGGCCGCCAACTAGGGTCGCTGGTATTTTTCGGCTTGCATTCGCACGCAAGGATGTCACTTTGCATACAAACGTGACTCGACAAGCGAATGGAGGCCCCAATGGGCGTACAAGAGACCAAGATTTACCCTATCAATACCGGTTGGCTTGAAGCTGATCTTGGCACGTACATCTTCTGGAAGGGCCCCGCGGGTCAAAAAATCTGGAACCCGGTCTATTGCCATTACGTGGACACCGGCACCCACAAGATCCTGATCGACACGGGCCTGTGCGATGAAGAGCGCGCCACCAAGTACCACCATAAATGCGACAAGCGCGGCTGCCTTCAGGTTCATGAACATCTGGAGCAGAAGCTTGGCGTGCACCCCGATGAGATCGACGCCGTCGTCTTTACGCATTTGCACTGGGATCACGTGCAGAACATGAAGGAATTCAAGAACGCCCGTTACATCGCGCCGAAGGCTGAGATCGAAATGGCGTTCAATCCGCTGCCGCTCTACTACCGCACCTACGAGTCCGGATATCTGGGGATCGAGCCTGCCTACACCGGCTGTGTGTTCGAGGCTGTGGAGGACGAATGCGAAGTTCTGCCCGGCATCACCATGTTCCACACGCCCGGCCATTCGGTCGGCCACATGGCGGTGACGGTCGCGACGTCTGCGGGGGATATCGTCGTCGCCGGCGACGCCATCTTCCAGGAGCGCAACATGGAGCCGAACGAGGCGGAGGGCTGGCGCTACTGGGTGCCCGCGCGGTTCGTGAACTCCTACGAGGGGTGGAAATCAGTCGAGGAACTCGACAAGCGCGCCGACTATATCCTTGCGTGCCACGACAAGGTGGCCAATGCGCGGTCCAATGTGTTCCCCTATGAGGGCATGCCGATCCGCAAGCGCCGCCAGCACATTCCGGGCTTCAAGTTCTACTTCGGTGATATGCCCGCCGGAGCCACCGATAAGGCGGCACCTGCGCTGACAGCAGATGAGGCGAAGGAGTATCTCGCGAACCTCGTGCCGCCGACCCCGGACTGACAAACCATGACGCAAGTCATTGAAAGTTTGTCAGAAATATCTGATCGGTTTGACGCAATCGTGCTGGATCAATGGGGCGTGTTGCATGATGGCACCTCGCCCTATCCAGGCGCGGTTGCCGCCTTGGAGGCGCTGAACACCCGGTTGGCGGTGTTGTCGAACTCTGGCAAACGGTCCGATCCTAACGCCAGGCGGATCGCGGATATGGGGTTTGATGCGCGCTTGTTTGAGGTTGTGATGACGTCGGGTGAGGCGCTGTGGCAGGACATCGCCTCGGGGCGCGTCGGGCATTGTTCACTGTGCCCAATCACCCGCGGCGCGGGGGATGCGGAGACTTGGGCAGAGGGGCTTGGCGTGACGCTGACCCAAAATCCGACGCAGGCCGATGCGATCCTGCTGATGGGCCTGCCGGATGACGGCCCGGGGGCCGCGGAGGACGTTCTAGAAATTGCACGTGCCAAAGGCATCCCTTTGCTGTGCACCAACCCGGACCGCGCATCGCCCCGCGCTGGCGGCGCTACGGTTGTCTCACCGGGCGCGCTGGCCCATGCCTATCAGGATGCCGGCGGCGAGGTTGAGTTTTACGGCAAGCCCCATGGTCCGGTGTTCGATGCGGTGGCCCATGCCTTGGGTGCCGAGCCAGAGCGTTTGCTGATGGTCGGTGATAGTCTTGAACATGACATCGCCGGAGGTCATGGCGCTGGATGGGCGACCTTGTTCATTCGCGGCGGTTTGCACGCAGGGGCCTTTGCGGA from Jannaschia sp. CCS1 includes:
- a CDS encoding GntR family transcriptional regulator; translated protein: MAKTSDQALGMTRGSTVGRIEAALTQAISAGELAPGERIDEVKLTERFGVSRTPVREALSRLVAQGILIPGEKRGVRVAEYTREQLAQIFEAMHEIEAACARVAAQRLTLLARVEIEGAQAECMAAAESGDRSAYLKANEAFHLTIYRATGNPYMAEIASEFRNRTGAARAKKFATPEDLLTSAHSHADLISLIFSEDSDAASDGMRAHMAQSFRATLAAN
- a CDS encoding N-acyl homoserine lactonase family protein; its protein translation is MGVQETKIYPINTGWLEADLGTYIFWKGPAGQKIWNPVYCHYVDTGTHKILIDTGLCDEERATKYHHKCDKRGCLQVHEHLEQKLGVHPDEIDAVVFTHLHWDHVQNMKEFKNARYIAPKAEIEMAFNPLPLYYRTYESGYLGIEPAYTGCVFEAVEDECEVLPGITMFHTPGHSVGHMAVTVATSAGDIVVAGDAIFQERNMEPNEAEGWRYWVPARFVNSYEGWKSVEELDKRADYILACHDKVANARSNVFPYEGMPIRKRRQHIPGFKFYFGDMPAGATDKAAPALTADEAKEYLANLVPPTPD
- a CDS encoding TIGR01459 family HAD-type hydrolase, whose product is MTQVIESLSEISDRFDAIVLDQWGVLHDGTSPYPGAVAALEALNTRLAVLSNSGKRSDPNARRIADMGFDARLFEVVMTSGEALWQDIASGRVGHCSLCPITRGAGDAETWAEGLGVTLTQNPTQADAILLMGLPDDGPGAAEDVLEIARAKGIPLLCTNPDRASPRAGGATVVSPGALAHAYQDAGGEVEFYGKPHGPVFDAVAHALGAEPERLLMVGDSLEHDIAGGHGAGWATLFIRGGLHAGAFADGADTTQTIADLAALDGAPLPTYTLDQLR